A genomic stretch from Bos javanicus breed banteng chromosome 29, ARS-OSU_banteng_1.0, whole genome shotgun sequence includes:
- the HEPACAM gene encoding hepatic and glial cell adhesion molecule isoform X2, producing MKREREAPSRAFSALRLAPFVYLLLIQTEPLEGVNITSPVRLIHGTVGKAALLSVQYSSTSSDKPVVKWQLKRDKPVTVVQSIGTEVIGTLRPDYRDRIRLFENGSLLLSDLQLADEGTYEVEISITDDTFTGEKTINLTVDVPISRPQVLVASTTVLELSEAFTLNCSHENGTKPSYTWLKDGKPLLNDSRMLLSPDQKVLTITRVLMEDDDLYSCVVENPISQGRSPPVKITVYRRSSLYIILSTGGIFLLVTLVTVCACWKPSKKSGKKRKLEKQNSMEYMDQSDDRLKPEADTLPRSGEQERKNPMALYILKDKDSPEPEENPASEPRSAAEPGPPGYSVSPAVPGRSPGLPIRSARRYPRSPARSPATGRTHSSPPRAPGSPGRSRSASRTLRTAGVHLIREQDEAGPVEISA from the exons AGCCCCTGGAAGGCGTGAACATCACCAGCCCGGTGCGCCTGATCCATGGCACGGTGGGGAAGGCCGCCCTGCTCTCCGTGCAATATAGCAGCACCAGCAGTGACAAGCCCGTGGTCAAGTGGCAGCTGAAACGGGACAAGCCAGTGACCGTGGTTCAGTCCATTGGCACAGAGGTCATTGGCACCCTGCGGCCTGACTATCGAGACCGCATCCGCCTCTTCGAAAACGGCTCCCTGCTTCTCAGCGACCTGCAACTGGCCGACGAGGGCACCTACGAGGTCGAGATTTCCATCACCGATGACACTTTCACCGGGGAGAAGACCATCAACCTCACTGTAGATG TGCCCATTTCAAGGCCGCAGGTGTTAGTAGCATCAACCACGGTGCTGGAGCTCAGCGAGGCCTTCACCCTGAACTGCTCGCACGAGAACGGCACCAAACCCAGCTACACCTGGCTGAAGGACGGCAAGCCCCTCCTCAACGACTCTCGGATGCTCCTGTCTCCAGACCAAAAGGTGCTCACCATCACGCGCGTGCTCATGGAGGATGACGACCTGTACAGCTGTGTGGTGGAAAACCCCATCAGCCAGGGCCGCAGCCCGCCCGTCAAGATCACCGTGTACC GAAGAAGCTCCCTCTACATCATCTTGTCCACAGGAGGCATCTTCCTCCTTGTGACCTTGGTGACTGTCTGCGCCTGCTGGAAACCCTCCAAAAAGTCTGG gaagaagaggaagctGGAGAAGCAAAACTCCATGGAGTATATGGATCAGAGTGATGATCGCCTGAAACCAGAAG CAGACACCCTCCCCCGAAGTGGAGAGCAGGAACGGAAGAACCCCATGGCACTCTACATCCTGAAAGACAAG GACTCCCCGGAGCCGGAGGAGAACCCCGCCTCAGAGCCTCGGAGCGCGGCGGAGCCCGGCCCGCCGGGGTACTCCGTGTCCCCGGCCGTGCCGGGTCGGTCGCCCGGGCTACCCATTCGCTCCGCCCGCCGCTACCCGCGCTCCCCAGCGCGCTCCCCCGCCACCGGCCGGACGCACTCGTCGCCGCCCCGGGCCCCCGGCTCGCCTGGCCGCTCGCGCAGCGCCTCGCGCACACTGCGGACTGCGGGCGTGCACCTGATCCGCGAGCAAGACGAGGCGGGGCCGGTGGAGATCAGCGCTTGA
- the HEPACAM gene encoding hepatic and glial cell adhesion molecule isoform X1 — MKREREAPSRAFSALRLAPFVYLLLIQTEPLEGVNITSPVRLIHGTVGKAALLSVQYSSTSSDKPVVKWQLKRDKPVTVVQSIGTEVIGTLRPDYRDRIRLFENGSLLLSDLQLADEGTYEVEISITDDTFTGEKTINLTVDVPISRPQVLVASTTVLELSEAFTLNCSHENGTKPSYTWLKDGKPLLNDSRMLLSPDQKVLTITRVLMEDDDLYSCVVENPISQGRSPPVKITVYRRSSLYIILSTGGIFLLVTLVTVCACWKPSKKSGKKRKLEKQNSMEYMDQSDDRLKPEGELPATHSPIPSSLRAVGCWEKADLGDKEASSAGPLPPPTARRLQSRERSSQADTLPRSGEQERKNPMALYILKDKDSPEPEENPASEPRSAAEPGPPGYSVSPAVPGRSPGLPIRSARRYPRSPARSPATGRTHSSPPRAPGSPGRSRSASRTLRTAGVHLIREQDEAGPVEISA, encoded by the exons AGCCCCTGGAAGGCGTGAACATCACCAGCCCGGTGCGCCTGATCCATGGCACGGTGGGGAAGGCCGCCCTGCTCTCCGTGCAATATAGCAGCACCAGCAGTGACAAGCCCGTGGTCAAGTGGCAGCTGAAACGGGACAAGCCAGTGACCGTGGTTCAGTCCATTGGCACAGAGGTCATTGGCACCCTGCGGCCTGACTATCGAGACCGCATCCGCCTCTTCGAAAACGGCTCCCTGCTTCTCAGCGACCTGCAACTGGCCGACGAGGGCACCTACGAGGTCGAGATTTCCATCACCGATGACACTTTCACCGGGGAGAAGACCATCAACCTCACTGTAGATG TGCCCATTTCAAGGCCGCAGGTGTTAGTAGCATCAACCACGGTGCTGGAGCTCAGCGAGGCCTTCACCCTGAACTGCTCGCACGAGAACGGCACCAAACCCAGCTACACCTGGCTGAAGGACGGCAAGCCCCTCCTCAACGACTCTCGGATGCTCCTGTCTCCAGACCAAAAGGTGCTCACCATCACGCGCGTGCTCATGGAGGATGACGACCTGTACAGCTGTGTGGTGGAAAACCCCATCAGCCAGGGCCGCAGCCCGCCCGTCAAGATCACCGTGTACC GAAGAAGCTCCCTCTACATCATCTTGTCCACAGGAGGCATCTTCCTCCTTGTGACCTTGGTGACTGTCTGCGCCTGCTGGAAACCCTCCAAAAAGTCTGG gaagaagaggaagctGGAGAAGCAAAACTCCATGGAGTATATGGATCAGAGTGATGATCGCCTGAAACCAGAAGGTGAGCTCCCAGCCACCCACTCACCCATCCCATCGTCACTCAGAGCAGTGGGCTGCTGGGAAAAGGCAGATCTGGGCGACAAGGAAGCCAGCTCTGCAGGGCCCCTTCCTCCACCAACTGCACGAAGACTGCAGAGCAGGGAGAGGAGCAGCCAAG CAGACACCCTCCCCCGAAGTGGAGAGCAGGAACGGAAGAACCCCATGGCACTCTACATCCTGAAAGACAAG GACTCCCCGGAGCCGGAGGAGAACCCCGCCTCAGAGCCTCGGAGCGCGGCGGAGCCCGGCCCGCCGGGGTACTCCGTGTCCCCGGCCGTGCCGGGTCGGTCGCCCGGGCTACCCATTCGCTCCGCCCGCCGCTACCCGCGCTCCCCAGCGCGCTCCCCCGCCACCGGCCGGACGCACTCGTCGCCGCCCCGGGCCCCCGGCTCGCCTGGCCGCTCGCGCAGCGCCTCGCGCACACTGCGGACTGCGGGCGTGCACCTGATCCGCGAGCAAGACGAGGCGGGGCCGGTGGAGATCAGCGCTTGA